One Carya illinoinensis cultivar Pawnee chromosome 5, C.illinoinensisPawnee_v1, whole genome shotgun sequence genomic window, CCTTATTTGGAATAATGATACTGCTGACAACTTTAACACTAAGTTTGCTTGGAATTGTATAAGGGTTAGGGCGCTTGTTTTACCTTGGGCTCATTGGATTTGGCATGCTATTCTCcctaaaaaaatttctattctGATGTGGAAAGCTACTAATAATTGTTTAACGGTGGATGATAAGATTAGGTTGGCGGGTATTCCCATAGTCTCTAAATGCAATTGTTGTTCCGTGGGTTATCTTGAGGATCTTAGTCATATTTTGTGTATGGGTGAGTTTGCAAGGCAATTTTGGTGTTTGGCTACGGTTCATTTGGGTGTGCACATGGGTTCTTTTAATACTTGGCAGGAGCAGGTCAATTTTTGGTTTTGCTGTGCTGGTAACTCCTTATACTCGAATTATTTTTGGCCTTATTCCGTCTATAGTTTCTTGGAAACTATGGGCTAGACGTTGTAAAGCTAGACTTGAGGGGAAGGAGGACACATCTGAATCGATATGGAGCAGtattaaattttggatttgtCAGCTTATTAAAGGGTCTATAAAACAGTTGAGATTGTCTAAACAAGATGGTGATATTTTAAGGAGGTTAGATATTCTGGTCCCTCCTTCTCCACCTAAGAAGGTGATGATGGTGAAATGGATTAAGCCTCAACAGGGTTGGGTGAAGCTTGATACTAATGGTAGTAGCTTGGGTAACCCGAGTCAGTCTGGTGCTGGGGGTGTTACTCCATGGCTTTAGATAATGGTTCCAATAATTATGCTGAATTGAAAGGTTTACTTGAAGGTGTGAGAAGGTGCTTTCGGTATGGTTTTTTTCAGGTTTATATTGAGGTTGATTCTCAACTTCTGGTCAACTGGGTTACTAAGGGTGCCTGCAATATTTGGTATCTTGAAGATTTTTGGAATGAACTTCGTGCGTGTCTTGCATGCTTGGATTATAGACTAACTCATGTTTTTTGGGAAGGTAATGCTGtggttgattttcttgctaagtAGGGAGTTGGGGGCCTTACTCGGGATTGGTTTGATGAGAAGGAAGATTTGCCAAGCTAATTGCGCGGTCTCCGTCGTATGGACAGAATTGGCTTACCATACTTGAGGCTTTAGAAATGAGGTATGTTCttgtaattgtttttttcttttaattcttaGGTGTGAGCTATTTTGTAGGTTggtttattttggttgtttttccttttggtcTTGTCTGTTGTTGGTTTCTTTGGTTTTTTGATTCCTGGGTTTTGGGCTTTCTTGTAACCCTTAGACATCGGGTCGTAACTACAGTTTTCCTCTGTGagagtttttaataaaattaggaaTGAGTCACTCATGGACAGGTGACCTCgtctctttctaaaaaaaaaaaaaagtactcgTGTTATTGTTGAACTGATCAAAATGGCCCAATGCTAGCTGTATTTGTTTATGCATGGACCAATATGCAAAATCTATTGATGATCAAGGTCTTGCTACTAGAAAATAGATCGATCGATTGAACGGAGCCAAGTTTTGATTTAGTATACTCTTGTTAGTGATATCAGTTGTATATGAacaaaattgagaaagaagTGACACCAAAACATTcacaataaaattgaaaatacaacATTAATAATGCATTTTAATGATTCCATGTCGACACATGTACACATGATGATTGACAATAATCTAACAAATAATAAACATTCAAATAAGCATAAACATTGACAATAATAAAGACAttcaaataatatatagcaGCGATGACGAGGATGCAACCTTTGGATGTCTTAAAATGTTAACCTAGTACCATgaaacttttctttaaaaatgtcaTCTAATTTCTCTGACATTTGAGGTGTGAAGTAATTTACCCAATCTCCAACCTTACCTCGGTGAAAAAGGCTTTCAGTCTTCATGTCGATGGTTGTTCCACTTTTATTCACCTCCAACTTGCTCAAATGATCAAAACTACACAATCTTGAAATATCATTTACCATACCTTTTGTCTCTTCTTCTGAAGAAAATGGACACTCCAAGAACTCAGCTATTCTCTTCAAATGAGTGGTGGGCTGCTCTTTTAGTTCTTCATATCTCAAGTACAGTACCCTTTGagacttttctaaactttcattcCAATAACTTAAAACATGATCCCAATATGGCCCAAAGGGATTCACACCCTGacaaaacttatcaaaagtttcttcaaatgaatCGGTTGTCGTCTCATTCTTTTCCATGAAGTGCCAAAGTGACACAAAGGTATCCTTAGGATTCCTATACAAATACACAATCTTACACGTTGAGTCCTTAATAGATGCTGGTAGCAATGTATAAGGTAAATGAGTTGAAAAGAGCCTTGGAGAGGGGAAGGAGGTGAGATCTGGAACCTCTTTTGTATTATAGAGTTGTATGTCCAAGTAGGGCACAAGAATATGAGGATTGTTTGTGAGCAATGGATGTTTTTGAAGGTCCAGATGATGCTTTCGGTTCACTATAGCAAACAAGATAGCCTTCAACCAAGTAGTCCCAACTTTGGGAGGGGTCATCAATAGAATATCAGTCTCATGAGCTTGGAAGTGTTTTTGGAAGGATAAAACTCCCTGCATGTGCCAAGTTGGAAACCAAAATCCACGGTACTGACTTAGGAAGCCTACTGTTGGAAGGGAGGATATGAAGTCCCCGTATTGATCTGGGGTTATTTCATCTTCTTGCAAGTGGTCGGAAAAAGGTGGATCGAGTGTGGACATGATTCAAGAAGGAAGGAAAGTACAAAGTAGTATGATTGTGGTTTCACCTAAATGTTCTGTACGTGGTTGATATTACAGATGAACCTAGCTACTCTCAATGTTATGGGTATATATAGCCCGATCGAGGTATATATCATCATATTGAGAGAGAACtcgggagagagagagccggcAATGAGAGAGGATTTAATTTCTCCCTTCTACCAATTTTCAATTAGATCATGCATGTTATTATCTAACTTCAATAATTCCAAatcctcataatttttttttggatttctccTCTAAGGTAATGAATCTGATCTGGATCCCTCTCTCTCATACGTGGAGTGATAACATTCTATATGTGTCCACTAATCAATGTCTGACCCAAAACcacaaattattaaataaattaaaattgttaTCTGTAATTGCATCAATATTCCCTTAACTTTCAATGGTTTATGACGTACTTTATTGGGCTACGAAGTTCAGTTCGATGAGCTTACAATACTCACTTTAGCCGAAAACATGTTCCAAGACCAAAGATCTACGTGGCAAATCAGTTAAGAGAATTATAAAAGTAAGTTCATATATCGACGTTGCAAGATATAACAGGTTAAATCTATTAAATAtcttttgatatattatatcaagttcaataaatttataattttttgtaattatcttTACAAACCTAGCAGCTGTTTGCTAACAATGACTGTCAAGTAGAGCATATTTAACCCTTTACTTTCTTATTCTAACCTACAGGCGTGCAtctgttataaataaaaaagtatatatacacatataacaTTTTTCACAGACTTTTACACAATCCTATTctaaattaaacatattttataaaataaattataaaaatattattgttttataaaaatactctaGTCCCAAAGCCaccaaataaaagtttaataatgtaaaattattacttgtctaaaaaatttaaattaataaaaagatataaattttatcatttattttatatcttaatactcTGCTAGGTAAGATTAGATGTGATTTAATAGGATCCAGTTGGATGGATCCCTATAGAGTATAGTGCGCCACTAGAGCTTATTGTTTAATGGGAAAAAGTGTAACGATAGCAGTCACAACACCTTTATTAAAGTTTTGGGACTCTCAGATTACACAATTATATTCGATCTTCTTTATTAAAATAGATAGAGCTAACTTGGCAGATTTCAAATGCAATGAATCTGATCTCGATCCCTCTCTGGTCTCTCCCTCTCATACGTGGAGTGATGACATACCATATGTGAAGTGATAATTGTtggctataaaatatttatttgctatCTTTGTGCTGTTGCATGAATGGACATTTGTGCTGATACAATATTGTATGTGGTGGGGGCACATGCATAAAATTCATGGAAGGCATGTTTTGCATTTTGATTGTGGCAGACATAATTTTTGAGATTTCTATCTTTTTGTTGTTTAATGTCATGAGGGCAAGAACTTGAATCCATTTGAGTCGATcgacattataaaataaaatttaaaaaaaaaacagtactaTGAAATCATTAATAAGTCCTCCATTCATATAAGATATACCACTTTGTTATTGAATTATAGCATTTATCAAGCTCTTACATCACTCTGCTACTACTTTGTTATTGAATTATAGCTTTTATCAAGCTCTTACATCGCtctgttttattatatttttgttgggGTGTATATAAGATTAGAATCTTTATTTGAATTTCAGGCTTGTAATTCACTTGagatgtatataaatatataaataaatcctataaatttattgaatatttaacaatattattacaaaaaattCACTCAAATAactagaaatattataaaatcttcAAATCAAGTATTTATTTCTTGTCCACTCAGAAATATATACTAGAGTTTGCCTTGTTTAATTACAAAAactagatgagatgagaaatctattaataataatgagattTCGTTTTGTCATCATAAGTACTCTTAATATGTTACAGTCACAAGTACAAGATGATACAGCTTGAGCCCCTTTAATTTGTTACAGTCACAAGTACAAGATGATACAGATTTTTGGACCCAAGCATGCATGTAATCAAAATATTAATGGCGGACTTATGTTGTACTAAAGGGCATGTGAAAACATAATTCTAGATAAAATACCCCataggaattaaaaaaataaaaaataaaaaataaaaaattgaaacctAGTGAACGATATAATCAGCTggatagaaaaaaatttaattatatctcGTCTGCACCCCCTCCCTAccgagttttgctatatacaagcacagtcgcgcactaatctgtgtaccaatactgatttattcatatttaaaatttaaactaatactgttttcaataaaatctactttttgaccaatcacatcacattggtatacagattaatgcataattatacttgcaactatatttttcccttCCCAAATAATTCAGATTTCCGGACCCATGCATGAGTGAATACAACAATATAAAGCGATGCATGTAAAAATTTAACAGAATCTCTGAGACTCCAAGATCGATGCAGTGTGATTTCTCCGTTGATTATAAGGAAAATCATCCACTTACTACtcttttaattacttattattttaaatcaaatacaacaaaattttactttttcttaacAATTACATACTAACTATTGTAATTGATTGTCTTCATTTAgtctttttcttaatttcactACCAAttcttttacatatataaactaaggaggttaataattatttatgatcattaatgataaataatttgtgatgtatgaatgatgagtaaaaAAACTCATTAATTTAGAAGGaataaagcaaaaaaattaaaattaacgaAAATAGATCTAGTGTGCAGTATAGGCAGCTTGATATAtagaaatagatatatataaaatggatATATACTTAGTAGAAAGAGAAAGGGTAGTTGTATTGGGGGCTTGTGTTGTGGTCAAAACTTAAAATAACGTCCACTTGCATATACGAGGGGTTAACGTCGTATTTCATATGTGTGAACAAGATCCTGTCAATTCGGATTGAGATCTTCACCTACAAAGACAAGGGGGAAAGTGGGCTCGGGGTGGTTCGGCAAACTTCTGATGCCTTAATTTGTCTCTCATGAGTCATGTGTACAGTAATGGCTGAAAAATATCAGAATCCAGAAAAAGCTTTCGTACTTAAGAGCCGGCTTTTATAAGAGATTTATGGGATATTTTGTACCCCATGTAAGGGGGTTCACGTCATTCTCTACAGTAAATAAATACGAAATTTATCACAGAATGTGTGTTCAAGCATTgcactctttttgaaaaaaataataaaatataagatacatatgaaaaatatatatgagtaaGCAGCTTTTGCACAGCTAATAACTAATGTATATATCCATCATTACTCTTTAATATTATCCATTTTGGAGTTCCTGACAATATATAACCTCTCATAGATAACTTGATCATGTTATTATCTCTTTATTCCGTAGAGAGAattgtgttttcttttctttaaggtCTTGGGCAAAATCCCATCCATCATGTTTTTAACATACGTATCCTTACTTGCCTAACAGCAACAGCAGGGCAATGAGCGCAAGTGACCCGTCTTCGTAGAAATTTGTATTTTAGAGAGAAGGAAGTTCAActttggtttttgaaaataatataatttattttaatcatacAAATTGATGTcgtgtatttatataatttttattcgtATAAACAAGTTCGACGGCCAAAATAATGATTGAGATGGGTTTTTAGgcatgtcctttttttttttttttttctaatcaagcatgcatatattaataaaaaacatattacaaACTATGTGGTGGGTCTTTTCCACTATCTAAAAGCAAGATACTAGGGGGAATAAAATCTAATGGAATGCTACCGAACAAAAAGTTCGTAGCTGCCCATTGCGCAACTGAGTGCGCAAGTCGATTTTAGGCAGGTCCTtatgtcaccacctagatttttctagagaatttcctaaccttctagatgcctcctagtcctttgtaatcttgtggaattgtgtagagtcatctagaaggggcgttatagacaatttagagtagtgttctagaaagggcgttatagacaattctagagtaggaatctagaaagttctttacccttgaattgatgacaagtgtcacaatcctaaccattctttgtaccaagagttccctataaatagaggggctctcatttgtgtaaatcaccaagcaataagagaaacaagttctctaaagcatctctctctatcttctctctctagtttgttctctattgtcttgagtcctttagaaggcttacttaggagctttgtgggagagaaagcctcctaaggccgcacgggtcgagtgaagaaattctaagtccgtgacagttggtatcagagctatccAGGTTAGGATGGCGGATCCAAGTGAGATCACCATGGAGGTCCAGGagacaagaaagagcaagaggtcgaaggactcaagctcatctatggagtctcgtctcgatgggatcgagagggccatggccaagatattggccaagatcGAGGAATGGGATCAGTCTCACAGGGAGGTGAGCACCCTCGACAACACGGTGACCAGGATGGAGGTGGCAGTAGCGTATGTCAGGGACTGACTTGACATCGTGGAGCAAGGTTtggaggagctaggattggagggacaatCTGAATCGCTCAAGGAGTCCATTCTGAGCACCATCCACCCTACCATCGAAGCACAACGTGTTGAGAACGTTGCTTTCCAAGACCGGGTCTTGGGGGAGCTAACAAAACTCCATGGGCAAATGGAGGAATACCGCGTCGGTCTGGAGGAGACCAAGGCGGATTGGGCTATATGCAAGCGTGCAGTGGCCAATGGGGGCGTCGTCGGAGCTGGGATGATGGTgacaccaagggtggatacctccaaaccaaaagagttcgatggcaagcgggatgccaaagaacttgacagctacatgtggcacatggagcgctactttgaagctttgaacatgcaagacgagcgtgtcaaggtacgtactgcTTCCCTCTATCTTACTAACcttgctggtacttggtggcgtcgtaagcatagtgagatagagaaTGGTACTTGCTCCATTGATTCCtgggaagagttcaagcgtgAACTCAAGAGGCAATTCTATCCCGAGAATGTGGCTATTCATgcgcggaagagaatgaaggagttgaagcacacttcttctatccgcaactatgttgaggaattttctgccctcatgcttcaaattacaaacatgagtgaagaagatctcctcttcaacttcacCGATGGTCTCAAGTCTTGGgtggctcaagaactcaagcgtcatggagtcaacgacatctccaccgccctgaccgtggcggaaaccttagaagaatttgagtatCATAAGAGTGACAACTCTTCAAGGCCCAAATCTCCAAAGGATGATCACCGTAAGGGTGGGGGAGCGAAGGGGTTCAAGCCACAGTACAAAGACCGTGGagacaagccttcaacatcaaaggagggcaagaaGGACAACTCCAAAGATaagaagccaaaggatgcttgcttcctttgtaaCGGACCACATTGGACTAGAGATTGTCCCAAGAGGAAGGCCCTCAACGCTatgttggaggagaaggaagttcaagagaagtcgcacctggggtgtctacaacttctcaactccctAAAGGCAAGCACAAAGACAACCACTAAGGATaggtctttgatgtttgtagaggtgctcgttaatgggaagaagagtcacgccatggtcgactcaggagcttctcataacttcattaagaaggaagaggccacacggctagggattcctcttaagaagggtcaaggaTGGCTGAAGACTGTGAATTCTGAAGCCAAACCCCTTGATGGCGTAGCTCACGGGGTAGAGCTACAACTTGGCACGTGGAAAGGAACGGTGGATTTCTCGGTCGCTCCTATGGATGATTTCGACATCGTGTtggggatggaattcttgagacagttcaatgtagtgtctcttccccACTATAACTCGGTGTGCATCTTGGAAGGgggtccatgcatgatacccaccgtgtccaagccaaacaccacccaacTTCTATCTGTCATGCAATTCAAGAAAGAATGGAAGAAGGGCGAGGTGTCATACTTGGCTTCTATGGAGGAAGGTGAAGTGAagatttcctcccctccaccTAAGGAGATCCAAAAAGTCCTTAGGGACCATGAGGATGTCATGCCTCCAAagttgcccaagcaactaccacctaggagAGAGGTGGACCATCAGATTGAGTTGGAACCTGGCACCAAGCCACCGGCCAAAGCACCTTATCGCATGTCACCTCCAGAACTTGAAGAACTAAGGAGACAACTCaaggagctacttgatgccggattcatccaaccctcAAAGGCACCATATGGGGCACCAGTTTTGTTCcaacttgggaaccaaaggAGTCGTGGTGGCAATTTGAAAATCACATCCGAAGGTTCCATGAAGACACCGCGTCGAGGACGTCGCGAAgcttggtgggggagaatgtcaccacctagatttttctagagaatttcCTAACCTTCTAGATGTCTCCTAatcctttgtaatcttgtggaattgtgtagagtcatctagaaggggcattatagacaatttagagtagtgttctagaaagggcgttatagacaattctagagtaggaatctagaaagttctttacccttggattgatgacaagtgtcacaatcctaaccattctttgtaccaagagttccctataaatagaggggctctcatttgtgtaaatcaccaagcaataagagaaacaagttctctaaagcatctctctctatcttctctctctagtttgttctctattgtcttgagtcctttagaaggcttacttaggaactttgtgggagagaaagcctcctaaggccgcacgggtcgagtgaagaaattctaagtccgtgacactTAGCTCTGCCCAACCATTCTTTTCATCCTTTTGTGATTGTGTGACTTTGAGTGTGATTGGATTTGGGGGACAATGCTTGTAGTCTAAAGACAACTAGGTGTGAAGTAATTCACTCAACCTCCACTATTACCTCGGTGAAAAAAATGACAGGTTGTCTATGCTATGGCGAAATAGTATTGTGTTATGATTTGGGATACGCCACTTTCCGCTTTTATTCATCCAAATTGCTCGAGTCGCTGTCTGTCTTTGAAGTGGGGGTTAGGAAAGGTGAGTTAGAGACGACAATATACATTTCTCTCATCGTTAAGTGTCAAtgtacacatttttttttctcctaaaaGTATGGGCTAATTCTGACGTAGCTATGTTGATTGGGTAGTGCTATCTCTCCCAAGAGATCCTGAATACTTATCGAAAgaggtaattttattttttgatttttttgatttatcttttttatatttttatattttattttaaaaaaatataacatcactaaaaaatacttccttaatcattaagtaaaataaataaataaataaataatctttcGGGACATACTTagcatttctcatgtaaatttttttggagttgagaaattttttttggagTTAAAAAATTCtcctatacaaaatattttttgctgGATATGAGATGTgggaaagaaaattaattttggagtataaaatgttcaatattattttatttcgagccaatataattaattttaatttttccatGATTATTGagataatacaataaaaaaagaaaaagaaaaattggtctAATTGAACATTCAAGAGATCAAGGCaagaaagttaaaaattcaAGAATGAATTCTCTCCAACACACTGAGAATGATGCAGATCcaaattcatatgaaaaatcaaTAATTACTTTCTCCAGAATCATTcagaataatattaattattttattttaaatcatatatttatactcACTCTTGTcttgttagtaaaaatttgttttcaagTTTGGAGGTGATTCTGATTTGACCAAATTTTTggtaggattttttttatttatgtattaatttttcatacaataatttagattttttcatttttgaaaaaattttcataattttgaattttgtagcTATTTAAATCTAACTTATgggtttcataaaataatttcaaattttattattaatcaatattattcaGAATTTTCTCTGCATTTTAGACAAATCTTATATCTTTTCTCTACAAATTATCTATTAAAATTAGCTTAAAAGATAATCGTTATTCTGTCTAGCATcaattatattatgtaaaatatatgtgtatgtatgtatatcagTATATATGTATCTAACGCATATGGTTGAACTCttttattctcttcttctttttatccttttcttttccccttcTGCATTTCGATGTATGGCCCAATTGATAAACCGAATTATGATTTTTCCATCTCATTGCAAAAACAAGCAAaacgaattttcttttttgtttacatTACGAAACCGATCGAGAGAAGGAGAAGTAaaagaatgaattaatattataactaaacAACTTAAATTTTGGGGAGAAATAGCAGAGATCAGTGTATGCGTTCACCAGATCATGTCATTCATGAGACTTGTGAGCTTCTTTTCGTAAGCTGATCGAAGGTGAATAATTGGAGAAATTGATGAGAATTAGTTGACCAACCAATTCACTGGCTACACCAATCAATCAACATCAAACTTTCTTgcccaacaaacaaaaatgatgGAGCCATAAAACAATTGTGCATATAATTTGTATtgaatgtttttataattttttatttatttaatagttaaggagtACTTATAATCAATGTCGGATCCAAAACcacaaattattaaataaaaattgttatCTGTAATTGCATCAATATTCCCTTAACTTTCAATGGTTCATGACGTACTTTATTGGGCTTCGAAGTTCAGTTCGATGAGCTTACAATACTCACTTTAGCCGAAAA contains:
- the LOC122309346 gene encoding cytosolic sulfotransferase 5-like encodes the protein MSTLDPPFSDHLQEDEITPDQYGDFISSLPTVGFLSQYRGFWFPTWHMQGVLSFQKHFQAHETDILLMTPPKVGTTWLKAILFAIVNRKHHLDLQKHPLLTNNPHILVPYLDIQLYNTKEVPDLTSFPSPRLFSTHLPYTLLPASIKDSTCKIVYLYRNPKDTFVSLWHFMEKNETTTDSFEETFDKFCQGVNPFGPYWDHVLSYWNESLEKSQRVLYLRYEELKEQPTTHLKRIAEFLECPFSSEEETKGMVNDISRLCSFDHLSKLEVNKSGTTIDMKTESLFHRGKVGDWVNYFTPQMSEKLDDIFKEKFHGTRLTF